CACGCTAACGATGTTGAACCGTCTCATGTTCTCAAAGCGATGGGATTTCCGACCGAACGGATTCTCAGTTCCGTCCGTTTTTCCATCGGCAGAACGACAACTGAGTCCGAAGTTCAACAAGCCGCGCAATTGATTTGTGAAACAGTCCAAAAACTGACGGGAATGCCGGATTTCCCGGAGCCATCCAAAAATGTGCCAACCGTTCGACTCACGCAATTCACACATGGATTAGGTTGTGCTTGCAAGATTCGTCCGCAGAGTCTGGAAAAAATCCTGAAAAATCTGAAACCGACGCTGACAGCGCAGGCACAGGTTGGATTTGAGAGTTTCGACGACGCCGCTGTTTATCGGATCAACGATTCTACATCGATCGTTTCGACAGTCGATTTTTTCACACCGGTTGTCGATGATCCGTTTGACTTTGGACGCATCGCCGCGGCAAATTCTCTGAGCGATATTTACGCAATGGGCGCCAAACCGCTCTTCGCATTAAACATCGTCGCTTTCCCAGAAAAGCGCCTGCCACTGGATGTTCTCGAGCAGATTCTACGCGGCGCGCAATCAATTGCCGACGAAGTCGGAATCCCCATTCTCGGCGGACATACAATCGAAGACAACGAGCCAAAATTCGGCTGGGCGGTAAATGGAATCGCGCACCCGGACCGCATTATCCGAAACATCGGCGCAAAAACCGGCGACGCTCTGGTTTTGACAAAACCGATTGGCGTCGGTATTCTCTCGACAGCGCTGAAACGCGGATTGATCGACACCTTGGAAACAGAAACGCTCGTCCGCATCATGTCAACGCTAAACGCCAAATCCGCCGAAATCATGAGTAAGTTTCCAATCCACGCTTGCACAGACATTACCGGATTTGGACTATTGGGTCATCTGCACGAAATGACCTCAGGCAGTCATGTCACCGCAAGAATTTTTTCCTCGCAGGTCCCAGTCATTTCCAGAACGATGGAAATGATCCGGCGAGATGTCATTCCCGGCGGCACCGACGCAAACCGGCAGTTTGCCGAACACTTTGTCGAATGGGATGATCGCGTTTCGCAATCCGTTCGGATTCTTCTGTGCGATGCGCAAACGTCAGGTGGATTACTGGTCGCTTTATCGAAGAAAATCGCCGATGAATTAGTCAAAGAACTGCATGATGGCGAAGTTGAGACCGCCTCAGTGATTGGCGTCATAGAAACCGGTGAGGACGGAAAAATTCTCGTTGCGCCGTAAGATTATTTTCTTAGATTAAACCGAAAGCGCTATGACTCGATACCGAAGAGAATATATGAAAATCGCCCGAAAGATGACACTTTCGGATATTCAAGCCGGTGTTTCCGGAGATGATTTGTCACTCGAAAACCTCGTCGAAGACGGCCGCGTTAATCCGGCATCAAATTTCTTTCTCGGTGTCTTTAGCCAAAAAGGATTGCATCGCATTATTCAGGCATTTGGATTGGTCGATATATTACATCAGACCGGGCTTGATAATATTACGATCGACATCGACACTTCCGATCCGCACACACATCGTCTATATACGTACACTGGCGCACATCAACCAGAGAATATCATTTGCGAACTGGTTTTAAAACAAGGACCCTTGAATCTCAACGAACAAGATTTATCTATTCTTCCTGAACAGAAACCTAATCTTCTTCAGGTT
The Candidatus Marinimicrobia bacterium CG08_land_8_20_14_0_20_45_22 genome window above contains:
- the selD gene encoding selenide, water dikinase SelD, whose product is MKPIYFDHNASTPLIPEVIAEMTPYLQSGFGNPSSSHSFGQESKRAIESARMQVANLLNCQSEEIVFTSGGTESNNFAIRGVLENHANGHIITSSIEHPAVLEVCRYLEKHGSSVTYLPVDSDGLVNPDDLRKAIRPDTILISIMLANNEVGTIQPIQTLAGIAHELGIPFHTDAAQAVGKIHVDVAELGVNLLSVAGHKMNAPKGVGALFIKTGTRLSPLLLGAGHERGLRAGTENVLEIVGLGIAAENFRNNETTIIQNLRRLRDEFIAEIQNELPDVRFNGSIENCLPNTANLWFPGIDTNTLLSELPNVAASAGAACHANDVEPSHVLKAMGFPTERILSSVRFSIGRTTTESEVQQAAQLICETVQKLTGMPDFPEPSKNVPTVRLTQFTHGLGCACKIRPQSLEKILKNLKPTLTAQAQVGFESFDDAAVYRINDSTSIVSTVDFFTPVVDDPFDFGRIAAANSLSDIYAMGAKPLFALNIVAFPEKRLPLDVLEQILRGAQSIADEVGIPILGGHTIEDNEPKFGWAVNGIAHPDRIIRNIGAKTGDALVLTKPIGVGILSTALKRGLIDTLETETLVRIMSTLNAKSAEIMSKFPIHACTDITGFGLLGHLHEMTSGSHVTARIFSSQVPVISRTMEMIRRDVIPGGTDANRQFAEHFVEWDDRVSQSVRILLCDAQTSGGLLVALSKKIADELVKELHDGEVETASVIGVIETGEDGKILVAP